From a region of the Gottschalkia purinilytica genome:
- the thiW gene encoding energy coupling factor transporter S component ThiW translates to MKTKNLVFSALLIALGVLGSHIIYIPLGPSKCFPVQHVINILSAILLSPIYSVSNAFIISLLRNVLGTGSLLAFPGSMIGALLASLLFKRTKSITVALIGEVIGTGVIGALVSYPVAKIIMGQDISPLFFIIPFTISTLGGSIIAYVVLSLLKKISIFNI, encoded by the coding sequence ATGAAAACAAAAAATTTGGTATTTTCAGCGTTATTAATAGCATTAGGAGTTTTAGGATCTCATATAATATACATTCCTCTTGGTCCATCAAAATGCTTTCCAGTACAGCATGTCATAAACATACTCTCAGCCATATTACTGTCTCCTATATATTCTGTAAGTAATGCTTTCATAATATCTTTATTGAGAAATGTATTAGGAACAGGTTCTCTTTTAGCATTTCCAGGTAGTATGATAGGTGCATTATTAGCTTCATTATTATTTAAAAGAACTAAGTCTATAACAGTTGCACTAATAGGTGAAGTCATAGGTACAGGGGTTATAGGTGCTTTAGTGTCATATCCTGTAGCTAAAATAATTATGGGTCAAGATATATCTCCACTTTTCTTTATTATCCCTTTTACAATAAGCACATTAGGAGGAAGTATTATCGCTTATGTAGTTCTTTCATTACTTAAAAAGATTAGTATTTTTAATATATAA
- the thiD gene encoding bifunctional hydroxymethylpyrimidine kinase/phosphomethylpyrimidine kinase encodes MKKVLTIAGSDSSGGAGIQADLKTFSAHGVFGMSVITAITAQNTQGVFGIQDITEDMIEQQIEVIYDDIEVDAVKIGMVSKIPTIKSIAKKLKDYNAKNIVIDPVMISKSGFNLLSPEAKETLISELIPISTMVTPNIPEATAITGDKVSNISDMKKAAKKIYYLGCKSVLVKGGHLDSDATDVLFDGKEFYYFTSSRILTKNTHGTGCTLSSAIASNLALGFDIPTSVKNAKKYITIAIENSLDIGKGVGPTHHFYELYKKAGL; translated from the coding sequence ATGAAAAAAGTATTAACTATAGCAGGGTCTGATTCTTCAGGTGGTGCTGGTATACAAGCAGATTTAAAAACTTTTTCTGCACATGGAGTATTTGGTATGAGTGTCATAACTGCAATAACTGCTCAAAATACACAAGGGGTATTCGGTATACAAGACATAACAGAGGATATGATCGAACAGCAAATAGAAGTTATATATGATGATATAGAAGTTGATGCAGTAAAAATTGGTATGGTTTCTAAAATACCTACTATAAAATCTATAGCAAAGAAGTTAAAAGATTATAATGCAAAAAATATAGTAATTGATCCAGTCATGATATCCAAAAGTGGATTCAATCTTTTAAGTCCTGAAGCTAAAGAAACTTTAATAAGTGAACTCATTCCTATTTCTACTATGGTTACTCCTAATATACCTGAGGCCACAGCTATAACAGGTGATAAAGTAAGTAATATATCTGATATGAAGAAAGCTGCTAAAAAAATATATTACTTAGGTTGTAAAAGTGTATTAGTTAAAGGTGGTCATCTTGATAGTGATGCTACTGACGTATTATTCGATGGAAAAGAGTTTTATTATTTCACCTCTTCAAGAATATTAACTAAAAATACTCATGGGACAGGCTGTACTTTATCTTCTGCTATAGCGTCAAACTTAGCTCTTGGATTTGATATACCTACGTCAGTAAAAAATGCTAAAAAATACATTACAATTGCTATTGAAAATTCTTTAGACATAGGTAAAGGAGTTGGTCCTACTCATCATTTTTATGAATTATATAAAAAAGCTGGATTATAG